The following are from one region of the Mycolicibacterium diernhoferi genome:
- a CDS encoding IS3 family transposase (programmed frameshift), with the protein MPRQYSPEFRDRALRLLDTMMEASDISEFEAIKSVASKLGISEESVRRWRRKAQVDAGERSGTTSAEHAEIRKLKREVAELRRANELLKSASAFFGSGARPPRDEMIAFIDAHRDQFGVELICRILRAAIPGFLTARGYRAARTRPASDREIRDEQLIADLRTVHKDNFSVYGVKKMHAAMKRRGWHLGREQTRRLMHKAGLRGIQRGRPVFTTVTDPADQRPVDLVNRQFNAAAPNRLWVADITFVRTWQGFCYTAFVTDVCTRKIVGWAVSTTMRTEDLPLQAFNHAVWQSDSDLSELIHHSDRGSQYLSLAYTDRLAELGIAPSVGSRGDSYDNALAEAVNAAYKTEVINRGKPWRGVDDVELATAQWVAWYNQERLHEALGYVSPAEYEVALTGASHPASQPTPALVPN; encoded by the exons ATGCCCCGTCAGTATTCGCCGGAGTTTCGCGATCGTGCGTTGCGGTTGTTGGACACCATGATGGAAGCCTCGGATATTTCTGAGTTCGAGGCCATTAAGTCGGTGGCCAGCAAACTCGGCATCTCGGAGGAATCGGTGCGTCGGTGGCGACGCAAAGCTCAGGTCGATGCCGGCGAACGGTCCGGCACGACCAGCGCCGAGCACGCCGAGATCCGCAAGCTCAAGCGTGAAGTCGCCGAACTACGCAGAGCAAATGAACTTTTGAAGTCAGCATCCGCGTTTTTCG GCAGCGGAGCTCGACCGCCCCGTGACGAAATGATCGCCTTCATCGATGCACATCGCGATCAATTCGGGGTCGAGCTCATCTGCCGTATCCTACGGGCAGCAATCCCGGGTTTCCTGACCGCCCGCGGCTACCGCGCCGCACGGACCCGCCCGGCCTCTGACCGCGAGATCCGCGACGAACAGCTGATCGCCGACCTCCGCACCGTGCATAAAGACAACTTTTCCGTCTACGGCGTCAAGAAGATGCACGCAGCGATGAAACGTCGCGGTTGGCACCTGGGCCGCGAACAAACACGACGGTTGATGCACAAAGCCGGCCTGCGCGGCATCCAGCGAGGAAGACCAGTGTTCACCACGGTCACCGACCCCGCCGATCAACGTCCAGTCGATCTGGTCAACCGCCAGTTCAATGCCGCCGCACCGAACCGGTTGTGGGTCGCTGACATCACCTTCGTGCGGACCTGGCAGGGGTTCTGCTACACCGCGTTCGTCACCGACGTCTGCACCCGCAAGATCGTCGGCTGGGCCGTATCGACCACGATGCGCACCGAAGATCTCCCGTTACAAGCCTTCAATCACGCTGTGTGGCAGTCAGACTCAGATCTATCTGAGTTGATTCATCATTCCGACCGCGGATCCCAATACCTGTCGCTGGCATACACCGACAGGCTGGCCGAGCTCGGGATCGCGCCCTCGGTGGGGTCGCGAGGCGATAGTTATGACAACGCCCTTGCCGAGGCCGTCAATGCCGCCTACAAAACCGAGGTGATCAACCGTGGCAAGCCCTGGCGCGGCGTCGACGACGTCGAACTAGCGACCGCCCAATGGGTGGCCTGGTACAACCAGGAACGCCTGCATGAAGCCCTCGGCTACGTTTCACCGGCCGAGTACGAGGTCGCCCTCACCGGCGCCTCACACCCTGCGAGCCAGCCAACCCCGGCCCTCGTACCCAACTAG
- the cynS gene encoding cyanase: MAYDPTSPVITEIEQRRLETGISWQKLADHIDRPLVWTVAAMLGSHPMPNTEARAVGELLDLGPETVAALQRQPYRTENAAVLTDPTIYRFVELINVYGPAFKALIHEEFGDGIMSAINCNVNFERRADPDGDRVVVTIDGKFLPYHW, encoded by the coding sequence ATGGCCTACGACCCGACCTCACCCGTCATCACCGAGATCGAACAACGCCGTCTCGAGACCGGGATCAGCTGGCAGAAGCTCGCCGACCACATCGACCGTCCGCTGGTGTGGACGGTGGCCGCCATGCTGGGCAGCCACCCGATGCCGAACACCGAGGCTCGAGCCGTCGGCGAACTGCTTGACCTCGGCCCGGAAACCGTTGCGGCCCTGCAGCGCCAGCCGTACCGGACCGAGAATGCGGCCGTGCTGACCGACCCGACGATCTACCGCTTCGTCGAACTGATCAATGTCTACGGTCCGGCGTTCAAGGCGTTGATCCACGAGGAGTTCGGCGACGGCATCATGAGCGCGATCAACTGCAATGTGAACTTCGAACGCCGGGCCGACCCGGACGGTGACCGGGTCGTCGTGACCATCGACGGCAAATTCCTGCCCTACCACTGGTGA
- a CDS encoding formate/nitrite transporter family protein: protein MSYVKPAELATRIIDAGESKVFMSTRDTLIRSFMAGAILALAAAFAVTISVKTGEPLLGAVLFPVGFCMLHLLGFDLLTAVFTLVPLAWLDKRPGVTVGPMLRNWGLVFLGNLAGALTVAVFMAIYFTYGFSVEPDAVGQAIGQIGEGRTVGYADHGAAGMLTLFIRGVMCNWMVSMGVVGAMMSDSLPGKVIAMWMPIMVFFYLGFEHSIVNMFLFPSGLLLGGEFTIMDYLLWNEIPTVIGNLVGGLAFVGLVIYATHSKTGPSRKRPTDLVGVDRVSVPSKV, encoded by the coding sequence ATGTCGTACGTCAAACCAGCCGAACTCGCGACGCGGATCATCGATGCCGGTGAGTCGAAGGTGTTCATGTCCACCCGAGACACCTTGATCCGGTCCTTCATGGCCGGCGCCATCCTGGCGCTGGCTGCGGCTTTTGCGGTGACGATATCCGTGAAGACGGGGGAGCCACTGCTGGGTGCGGTCCTGTTCCCGGTCGGCTTCTGCATGTTGCACCTGCTCGGGTTCGACCTGCTGACAGCGGTATTCACGCTGGTGCCGTTGGCCTGGCTGGACAAGCGCCCGGGGGTGACGGTCGGTCCGATGCTGCGCAACTGGGGGTTGGTGTTCCTGGGCAACCTGGCCGGCGCGCTGACCGTCGCCGTGTTCATGGCGATCTACTTCACCTACGGGTTCAGCGTGGAACCCGACGCCGTCGGGCAGGCGATCGGCCAGATCGGGGAGGGACGTACCGTCGGCTATGCCGATCACGGCGCCGCCGGGATGCTGACGCTGTTCATCCGCGGTGTGATGTGCAACTGGATGGTGTCGATGGGTGTGGTGGGGGCCATGATGTCGGACAGCCTGCCCGGCAAGGTGATCGCCATGTGGATGCCGATCATGGTGTTCTTCTACCTCGGCTTCGAGCACTCGATCGTCAACATGTTCCTGTTTCCGTCCGGGCTGCTGCTCGGCGGCGAGTTCACGATCATGGACTACCTGCTGTGGAACGAGATCCCGACGGTCATAGGCAATCTCGTGGGCGGACTGGCGTTCGTGGGCCTGGTCATCTACGCGACTCACAGCAAGACCGGCCCGTCCCGTAAGCGACCGACCGATCTGGTCGGTGTGGACCGGGTGTCGGTACCGAGCAAGGTCTGA
- a CDS encoding HNH endonuclease signature motif containing protein, which translates to MFDSIGLAGMGDEQLISALTDATRGEAAMAARRLALVAEVTARQCDDEDDVIAHQVVDGWAFAKAQVGAACNLSPHAASTQMRIGVALRDRLPRTAALFGSGAVSARVIGEITWRTHLVTDEDALALIDAAIAAEATEYGALSEAALIRAVDLWVEKFDPIAVIRSQAAAKDLYVEFDDRDDPNGVCSFWGRLRATDKQALQQRLNDLADTVCPNDPRTVRERRADALGALGIVGPSLQRLACRCGDPGCAGSGKDPRSTAVNIYMLADQAPGSDARPAPDTGPEPTGEPGPEGPEPEPEPDAAERPAAQTPTPAESDPTPAVDPAAHVPFSSRPVGTVPGAGVGVMLDGGIIPAAMLADLIATGAKVRPLREVADLPTERQYRPSTALTAFVRMCSQTCSFPGCSKPAHRCDLDHVIPWPAGATHPGNLRPLCREHHLVKTFRSGPNGWTVKARPDGATEWTSPTGHTYVSTPGAAILFPHWNIHTTVPPPRHISLIHDDHRGAKMPTRQRTRAQDRAHRINAERTRNATELALASAAKDRNQDRIANGTTAPPDIFDSRTTDAADPDPPPF; encoded by the coding sequence ATGTTCGATAGTATCGGGTTGGCGGGGATGGGCGATGAACAGCTCATTTCCGCGTTGACGGACGCGACCCGGGGCGAGGCTGCGATGGCGGCACGACGGTTGGCGTTGGTCGCCGAGGTGACTGCCCGGCAGTGCGATGACGAGGATGACGTGATCGCCCATCAGGTGGTCGATGGGTGGGCGTTCGCGAAGGCGCAGGTGGGTGCGGCCTGCAATCTGAGTCCGCACGCGGCCTCGACTCAGATGCGCATCGGGGTGGCGCTGCGGGATCGGCTGCCGCGGACCGCGGCGTTGTTCGGGTCGGGGGCGGTGTCAGCGAGAGTGATCGGGGAGATCACCTGGCGTACCCATCTGGTCACCGATGAGGATGCGTTGGCGTTGATCGATGCCGCGATCGCCGCAGAAGCCACCGAGTACGGGGCGTTGTCGGAAGCCGCGTTGATCCGGGCGGTGGATTTGTGGGTGGAGAAGTTCGACCCGATCGCGGTGATCCGGTCCCAGGCGGCCGCCAAGGATCTCTATGTCGAGTTCGATGATCGTGATGACCCCAACGGGGTGTGCTCGTTCTGGGGGCGGCTGCGGGCGACTGACAAACAAGCCCTGCAGCAGCGCCTCAACGATCTCGCGGACACCGTGTGTCCCAATGATCCGCGCACCGTGCGGGAACGCCGCGCCGATGCCCTGGGTGCCCTCGGCATCGTCGGGCCGTCGCTGCAGCGGTTGGCCTGCCGGTGCGGGGACCCGGGCTGTGCGGGCAGCGGCAAAGACCCACGGTCGACGGCGGTGAACATCTACATGCTGGCCGACCAGGCGCCCGGTTCCGATGCGAGGCCCGCCCCGGACACCGGGCCTGAGCCCACGGGTGAGCCCGGGCCCGAAGGGCCTGAGCCGGAGCCTGAACCAGATGCCGCTGAGCGGCCCGCTGCGCAGACACCCACGCCCGCCGAGTCCGATCCGACGCCCGCCGTGGACCCCGCGGCGCACGTGCCATTCAGTTCCCGGCCCGTGGGCACCGTCCCCGGGGCGGGCGTCGGGGTGATGCTCGACGGCGGGATCATCCCGGCCGCCATGCTGGCCGACCTCATCGCCACCGGCGCCAAGGTCCGGCCCCTGCGCGAGGTCGCCGACCTGCCCACTGAACGTCAATACCGGCCGTCCACGGCGCTGACCGCGTTCGTGCGGATGTGTTCGCAGACCTGTAGCTTCCCCGGTTGCTCGAAACCGGCGCACCGCTGCGATCTGGACCACGTGATCCCGTGGCCGGCCGGGGCCACCCATCCGGGCAACCTGCGTCCGCTGTGCCGTGAACATCATCTGGTGAAAACGTTCCGATCCGGCCCGAACGGCTGGACCGTGAAGGCGCGGCCCGACGGCGCCACGGAATGGACCTCGCCGACCGGGCACACCTATGTCAGTACCCCGGGTGCGGCGATCCTGTTCCCGCACTGGAACATCCACACCACCGTCCCGCCGCCGCGACACATCAGCCTCATCCACGACGATCACCGAGGCGCCAAGATGCCCACCCGGCAACGCACCCGCGCCCAGGACCGCGCACACCGCATCAACGCCGAACGCACCCGCAACGCAACCGAACTCGCCCTCGCGTCAGCAGCGAAGGACCGCAACCAGGACCGCATCGCCAACGGCACCACCGCACCACCGGACATCTTCGACAGCCGGACCACCGACGCCGCGGACCCGGACCCACCGCCCTTTTGA
- a CDS encoding DeoR/GlpR family DNA-binding transcription regulator, producing MDSDSRQRQIVEFARERGRVEVPALAEELQVATETIRRDLKVLAGRRLLKRVHGGAIPLETVAFESGVEYRSQVDLAQKHRIAGAAADQLHGAETVYLDEGFTPRLIAELLAEQELTVVTSSLLAAEALAHSSTVTVLLLGGRMRGRTLATVDEWALERLRSLVIDVAFLGTNAIALDHGLTTPDPAVAAVKQTAVRVATRPILVAAHSKFGQTSFCRFAEISDFESIITGTELPVAEAHRYEALGPSVLRA from the coding sequence GTGGATTCGGATAGCCGCCAGCGCCAGATCGTCGAGTTCGCCCGCGAGCGGGGGCGTGTCGAGGTACCCGCACTGGCCGAGGAACTGCAGGTGGCGACGGAGACGATCCGCCGCGACCTCAAGGTGCTGGCCGGCCGGCGGCTGCTCAAGCGGGTGCACGGTGGGGCGATCCCGCTGGAGACGGTGGCCTTCGAATCCGGTGTCGAATACCGCAGCCAGGTAGACCTGGCCCAGAAACACCGGATCGCCGGCGCCGCGGCCGATCAGTTGCACGGCGCCGAAACCGTCTATCTCGATGAGGGTTTCACCCCACGCCTGATCGCCGAGTTGCTCGCCGAACAGGAGCTGACCGTCGTCACCTCATCGCTGTTGGCGGCCGAGGCGCTCGCCCACAGCAGCACCGTCACGGTGTTGTTGCTGGGCGGCCGGATGCGCGGCAGAACGCTTGCCACGGTGGATGAGTGGGCCCTGGAACGGCTTCGGTCCCTGGTGATCGACGTGGCATTCCTGGGCACCAACGCCATCGCACTGGATCATGGGCTCACCACCCCCGATCCGGCGGTGGCGGCGGTGAAACAGACCGCGGTGCGCGTCGCCACCCGCCCGATCCTGGTGGCCGCGCATTCCAAGTTCGGCCAGACCAGCTTCTGCCGATTCGCCGAGATCTCCGACTTCGAGTCGATCATCACCGGCACCGAACTGCCGGTCGCGGAAGCACACCGGTACGAGGCGTTGGGGCCCAGCGTCCTGCGGGCATAG